A genomic stretch from Chrysiogenes arsenatis DSM 11915 includes:
- a CDS encoding cupredoxin domain-containing protein — translation MKKMIPFLVAASVALLLTACGNDAKKTQSTSSATPAAAAVTTAAPVTQETVKEEPAPAGAEDAREIILTFTPETIEPNEITMKAGEKILFVITNTDDEGEHNFLSAEAELPEILVNPEATVKRVWTAPTTPGTYGAMCTIHPWIKMTFVVE, via the coding sequence ATGAAAAAAATGATCCCCTTTCTCGTGGCGGCCTCGGTAGCACTTCTCTTAACGGCTTGCGGCAATGACGCAAAAAAGACGCAAAGCACTAGCAGTGCGACTCCCGCTGCTGCAGCCGTAACAACGGCAGCTCCTGTAACTCAAGAAACTGTGAAGGAAGAGCCTGCTCCTGCTGGTGCCGAAGACGCTCGTGAAATCATTTTAACATTTACACCCGAAACAATTGAGCCGAACGAAATCACTATGAAAGCTGGCGAAAAAATCCTCTTTGTTATCACAAATACGGATGACGAAGGGGAGCATAACTTCCTTTCTGCCGAAGCAGAGCTACCAGAAATTCTCGTAAATCCGGAAGCAACCGTCAAGCGTGTCTGGACGGCTCCAACCACCCCCGGCACCTATGGTGCTATGTGCACGATTCATCCATGGATTAAAATGACCTTTGTTGTTGAATAA
- a CDS encoding UDP-N-acetylmuramoyl-tripeptide--D-alanyl-D-alanine ligase yields MKPCTLEHLHQLFPDSTIVGDPGCRFDGFTIDSRKIEMGNLFIALMTDRDDGHNYLAQAQSGGAACALVSRLPENSERWTQSGFSFLVVKDTLSALSQMASTWRKRFNGPVIAVTGSSGKTTVCRMIATCGDDVNSTRGNFNNHIGLPISLLSSNHDAAFSVFELGMSGFGEIAALGRILQPTIGVITNIGTAHIGLLGSREGIMQAKLELAASARTLIVDGDDPALLAAARHTTRTVIATGFGAHNDVRMKDFFSVEGGEYLAQVVLPGALEAAAFYVPFAQEFQQKNLLLAAAALHAVGIPYAQMFHGWRQFQPAPLRWEVHHIAGNVWIFDCYNANPDSMKQAVAELLKLPAPRIAILGEMRELGNFSDAKHREVARSAHGLDFVVTYGEGAQVMATELGAKAIHCTSYTEIVAACAQFHGATFLVKGSRANQLERILPLIAASNNT; encoded by the coding sequence ATGAAGCCATGTACGCTTGAGCACCTCCACCAGCTTTTTCCCGACAGCACCATTGTTGGTGATCCCGGCTGTCGCTTTGACGGGTTTACCATAGACAGTCGAAAAATCGAGATGGGCAACCTCTTTATTGCGTTGATGACTGACCGCGATGACGGCCACAACTACCTTGCGCAAGCGCAGAGTGGCGGAGCCGCGTGTGCACTTGTCAGTCGACTCCCAGAAAATAGTGAGCGGTGGACGCAAAGCGGTTTTTCTTTTCTGGTTGTCAAAGATACACTCAGCGCCCTTTCGCAGATGGCATCTACGTGGCGAAAGCGGTTTAACGGCCCCGTGATTGCCGTCACCGGTAGCTCTGGCAAAACCACAGTGTGCCGCATGATTGCAACGTGTGGCGACGATGTCAACTCAACACGCGGTAACTTCAACAATCACATCGGCTTGCCGATTTCGCTCCTCAGTTCCAATCATGATGCCGCTTTCAGCGTTTTTGAGCTTGGCATGAGCGGATTTGGTGAAATTGCAGCGCTTGGCCGTATTTTACAACCAACTATCGGCGTTATTACCAATATTGGCACCGCCCACATTGGACTCCTTGGCAGTCGGGAAGGGATCATGCAGGCCAAGCTCGAACTTGCGGCTTCTGCTCGCACGCTCATCGTTGACGGGGACGATCCCGCACTGCTGGCCGCCGCCCGTCATACAACCCGCACGGTTATTGCCACAGGTTTTGGCGCGCATAACGATGTTCGGATGAAGGATTTTTTCTCGGTAGAAGGGGGCGAATATCTCGCACAAGTTGTGCTACCCGGCGCGCTTGAAGCCGCCGCGTTTTATGTCCCTTTTGCGCAGGAGTTTCAGCAGAAAAATCTCCTGCTGGCTGCCGCCGCCTTGCATGCCGTCGGCATCCCATACGCGCAGATGTTTCACGGCTGGCGGCAATTCCAACCAGCACCACTGCGCTGGGAAGTGCACCACATCGCCGGCAACGTCTGGATTTTTGACTGCTATAATGCCAATCCCGATTCGATGAAACAAGCCGTAGCCGAACTGCTCAAGCTCCCCGCACCGCGCATCGCTATTCTTGGCGAAATGCGCGAACTGGGCAATTTTAGTGATGCGAAGCATCGGGAAGTTGCGCGCTCCGCCCACGGACTTGACTTCGTTGTGACCTACGGCGAAGGAGCACAAGTAATGGCGACAGAGCTGGGAGCAAAGGCCATTCATTGCACTTCGTACACCGAAATAGTTGCCGCCTGCGCACAATTTCATGGCGCAACCTTCTTGGTGAAAGGCTCGCGCGCCAATCAACTCGAACGGATTCTCCCGTTGATCGCTGCGTCAAATAATACCTGA
- the mqnB gene encoding futalosine hydrolase, whose amino-acid sequence MILIYIASDIECEALLPFLPGDAEVVVGGVGKVATTFAVLQALRTHQPKLVVGVGISGYYGSRLRVGDVALITRDYWIDEGVQTPEGFLHLSSLGFGDPFVESPFEFPDLPFGGDYRVLPCPGATVSSCSGMLSVARERYHSFPDGITESMELGAMGYVCNAHSIPWFGLRGISNLLEDRDSRRWDMTNALRHAGEYCKILWGRLAGS is encoded by the coding sequence ATGATCCTTATTTATATTGCCAGTGATATTGAATGTGAAGCGCTCCTCCCCTTTTTGCCGGGTGATGCAGAGGTCGTAGTCGGTGGCGTCGGCAAAGTTGCCACCACCTTTGCCGTGCTGCAAGCGCTGCGAACGCACCAACCAAAGCTGGTAGTGGGTGTCGGCATTTCTGGTTACTACGGCAGTCGCTTGCGGGTGGGCGATGTCGCCTTAATCACACGTGACTATTGGATTGATGAAGGAGTGCAAACGCCAGAAGGGTTCCTGCATCTTTCGTCACTTGGCTTTGGTGATCCTTTCGTCGAAAGCCCTTTTGAATTTCCGGATCTCCCCTTTGGTGGAGACTATCGGGTGTTGCCATGCCCAGGGGCGACGGTGAGTAGCTGTTCTGGCATGTTGAGCGTTGCCCGCGAGCGGTATCATTCGTTTCCTGATGGCATTACCGAGAGCATGGAACTGGGCGCGATGGGATACGTCTGCAATGCGCATAGCATACCGTGGTTTGGGTTACGCGGAATTAGTAACCTGTTAGAGGATAGAGATTCACGTCGATGGGATATGACGAATGCCCTGCGGCATGCGGGGGAATATTGCAAAATTTTGTGGGGGAGATTGGCGGGCTCCTGA